The DNA sequence CTTTTTAACTCATACTCGTCGGCCAGGGCCAGCGCGCTCTGCACCGCGCTGCTCAATTTTTGCTCCTCGTTGCCGCTGCCCCACACCGGCCCCACCGCATGAATAACATATTCCGCCGGCAGTCGGCCAGCCCCGGTGATGGCGGCGCTGCCGGTAGCTACCGGGCCATGCTTGCGCACCCAGGCGTCGCTCTCTTCTTGAACTGATCCGCCGCCGGTGCGGCTAATTGCCCCGGCCACCCCACCGCCATGCATCAAGCGTTCGTTGGCCGCATTAACAATGGCCTCCGTTGTTTCAGCCGTCAGGTCTCCCCGCACCACGCGCAGGATTTGCCCCGTAGGTAGGGCGTGTTCCAACAAAACTTTGTTTTTAAGCTCCATTGCTTTTGACCCCGTGCAAGAATTTTTTGTTGGCTCAGCGCCTCACTGTTTATTATTTCACCAGCCAACCGCATTTTCAATATGATTGATCCGCGGCAAGCCCAGGCCCAATTGTACCGCTACTACATCAATCCGCCAAGATGTATGCGCGGAAACCGTTTCCTGCAAATAGGTTTGGGCCAACTCAATCAGGCGGGCCTGTTTGGCCGGGGTGATGCTCTCCTCGGCGGGGCCAAAACGATTTCCCCGCCGGGTACGCACCTCGACAAAAACAAGGGTATCGCCCCCTTCCACAATAATGTCCAACTCCCCGGTTGGACAAGACCAATTGCGCTGTAAAATATGATACCCCCGCTCCATCAAGTAAGCTGCCGCAATCTCCTCGCCCTGCCGCCCGATTTGTTTGCGCTTATCCATTTTCTGGCGTAACCAAGTTATTGATCTCATTGAGCAGCCGTTTGGTGTCAACGGGTTTGGCAATAAAGATGCTGGCCCCGGCCTTAAGCGCATCTTCTCGATTGCGGCGAGAGGTCCAGGCGGAAATAACGATAACGGGAATATCGGCCACAGCCGGATCATTTTTTAAATAACGGATGGCCTCAATCCCCCCCATGCCGGGCATGCGTAAATCCATCAAAATCACGTCGGGCTGTTCTGTCTGCGCCTTCTCAATGCCCTCCTCGCCGCTGCCGGCCAAAACAACCTCACACCCCGAAAACTCCAACATTTGCCGCATGATGTCGCTTTGGGCAGGATGGTCTTCAACATATAGAATTTTCATTTTGACTCCTCACGTTCCAGAATGATTTTGGTGTAACGGGTTTTCAAGATCAATATTCCTCAAAAATAACCACCGCCACGCCCCCCTTTTGTACCGTAACAGTAGTCTTAATGTCAAATTCATCCAGCGAAATGATATATTGCGCCGGAATCAGAGGGGAAAACTCGCAAAAATAGGGGCCGTACTCCGGCTTGCTGCCGGTTAAGCAGGTGGTGCTCCAGGGAGATTGGTCGGCAGTGACAATGGTAATTCGCACCGGCAACCCTAGCTTACCTTCAACGCTCACCCGAATAACGGCAAACCAGTTGCCGGGAATAGTGATATTGGTGGGCACACGCACGTGCCAGGTTGGTTCCGGCGTGGCTGAAGGAGTAGCCGTGGGGGAAGCGGTGGGGGTCAGGATGGTCGTGGGCGTACGGCTCAAGGTGGGGGTGGGAAAAGCGGTAGCCGCGGGCGTGCTGGTCTGTGCGGCGACTGTGCCGGTGGGAATAGGGGTAAGGGTTGGGGTTGCCGTTTTTGTTGCGGCCGGCGTAAGCGTTGGAGTTGGCGTTGGGGTGGGCGTTGCGGTAGCTGTGGGCAACACGATTTGTTCAAAAACAATCTCGGTTACAGTGCCCGGCAATAATTCAAAGTCAAGGCGGGCCGGCAAGTCCGGCGCGGTCAAACTATAAAAGAGAGGCGGTAAGGGCGCAAATTCTAGCGCATCCGAGCCGTACTCCGGCTTGGAGCCGGTATAGCCGGTTGCCTGCCAGTGCCAACGGGGATTGGCGCTCTTGAGAGTTACCGGCTGCCCCACTTGTTTGTCTACCCAGATGCGGACTACGCTCGCCCAACCGGCGATAGGTACGATTCGCCTGACTCGCCCCTGCCACACAGGAGTAATGGTAGAGAGAGGGGATGGGGTAGACGTAGGAGACAAGGTTGGCGAGGCCGTGGCTGTTGCAGAAGGGGTTGGCGTAGCGGTGGGGGTAGGGGATGAAGTAGGGGCAGCGGTGGCTGTGACCGCATGGGCGGCAGTGGCCGTTGGCGAAGGGATGGGAGTAACCGAAGACGAGGGCGAAATGGTGGGGGTTGGTGTAGCTGGAGGCAAAGGAGTAGCTGTAACCGGCGTTGGCGTAATAATTGGGCCACCATTGTATTGATAGGTTGCCAGTAGCGTGCTGGCTTTATAGATTAACACTGCCACTGCGTCAGGTTCCAGAGCTACCGGGAGCGCAGGGGTATGATAAGGCTCGCCAGGACGAATTTGGGCCACGTCCTCTTGATATAAAACCTCGTTGGTGGCCCGGCGCAGTACCAGAATCCGCACCTCATCTAAGGGGCGAGTGACTGCCAGGTGCAGTTGCACCTCATTTTTAATCTTTTCCAGGTAAAGGGCTACATGTCTATTCGCCCAGGTCAATCCTCCCAAACCGGCAACGGGATACCAATACTCGTCCCAGCTCAACGAGGCATGAGGTTCCAGGCGGCGCGTATCGGCAAAGGTGGGGGCCACACCGCCGTGCATCTCAACGTAACCGGAGCGGTCGTCGGTGTAGAGATCGGGCGGCAGGGCGGCAGAGCCATAGCCAAAGGCAAAAAATTTGGCGCCCTGGGCCGTTTTGCTGTTGTAGCTGCGCACTACGCCCTCGTCAGAGTTTTCGTCGTAAATAGCCTGATAATCACCGGCGGCCCGGGGCCGCTGGAAAAAGCCATACCACTCTCGCCAATTCCCCAACCGGCTCCAATCTACGCCATTATGGCCGGGCCAGCCGGCGGCTTTCCCTGCCCCCGGTAAGCGAGGGTCGCCGGTGGAGTGAACCGTCACCTGACGGCCCGGCAAAATGAAACGCAAATCAGCCCCCACCTGGTTGGTTGGACCGGGGGCCAACATTGCATTGAGCCAAAATTTAAAATCAATGGCAGCGGCAGTAGGATTTTCGATGATGGGCATAACCTGAAAAAAGGCGGCGTCATCAGGTAAAGTAACCACTATTTTGGCCCGCAACCGGTTATTGGCCGAGCTATCCCACAGCATCACCTGGGCGCCATCCGCCAGGTCGCTCACCTGGTAATGCCAGGGAATCCCCCATTCG is a window from the Anaerolineae bacterium genome containing:
- a CDS encoding response regulator, coding for MKILYVEDHPAQSDIMRQMLEFSGCEVVLAGSGEEGIEKAQTEQPDVILMDLRMPGMGGIEAIRYLKNDPAVADIPVIVISAWTSRRNREDALKAGASIFIAKPVDTKRLLNEINNLVTPENG
- a CDS encoding YraN family protein, which translates into the protein MDKRKQIGRQGEEIAAAYLMERGYHILQRNWSCPTGELDIIVEGGDTLVFVEVRTRRGNRFGPAEESITPAKQARLIELAQTYLQETVSAHTSWRIDVVAVQLGLGLPRINHIENAVGW
- a CDS encoding DUF5107 domain-containing protein, whose translation is MQVKNSSRLVLIITKFLAIGPNHRLGPSLLVMAIAILLAGGRVFAGPGEPQILEPQREYIQSSTPPASRTTVSITTITIPTHAVDNALTYRFNAAYNMYYAQLDRGRYDAGRIENRTYNLIILENDYLKLSFLPELGGRIYQAIFKPTGNNIFYQNPVLKPSPWGPPEMGWWLAVGGMEWGLPVEEHGYEWGIPWHYQVSDLADGAQVMLWDSSANNRLRAKIVVTLPDDAAFFQVMPIIENPTAAAIDFKFWLNAMLAPGPTNQVGADLRFILPGRQVTVHSTGDPRLPGAGKAAGWPGHNGVDWSRLGNWREWYGFFQRPRAAGDYQAIYDENSDEGVVRSYNSKTAQGAKFFAFGYGSAALPPDLYTDDRSGYVEMHGGVAPTFADTRRLEPHASLSWDEYWYPVAGLGGLTWANRHVALYLEKIKNEVQLHLAVTRPLDEVRILVLRRATNEVLYQEDVAQIRPGEPYHTPALPVALEPDAVAVLIYKASTLLATYQYNGGPIITPTPVTATPLPPATPTPTISPSSSVTPIPSPTATAAHAVTATAAPTSSPTPTATPTPSATATASPTLSPTSTPSPLSTITPVWQGRVRRIVPIAGWASVVRIWVDKQVGQPVTLKSANPRWHWQATGYTGSKPEYGSDALEFAPLPPLFYSLTAPDLPARLDFELLPGTVTEIVFEQIVLPTATATPTPTPTPTLTPAATKTATPTLTPIPTGTVAAQTSTPAATAFPTPTLSRTPTTILTPTASPTATPSATPEPTWHVRVPTNITIPGNWFAVIRVSVEGKLGLPVRITIVTADQSPWSTTCLTGSKPEYGPYFCEFSPLIPAQYIISLDEFDIKTTVTVQKGGVAVVIFEEY
- a CDS encoding macro domain-containing protein; this translates as MELKNKVLLEHALPTGQILRVVRGDLTAETTEAIVNAANERLMHGGGVAGAISRTGGGSVQEESDAWVRKHGPVATGSAAITGAGRLPAEYVIHAVGPVWGSGNEEQKLSSAVQSALALADEYELKSVSLPGISSGIFGGPRDVCARVITQATLAYLWQNPATNLKEVRFCNIDEATAAAFVAALQELRVG